In Thalassospira sp. TSL5-1, the sequence CCACCTGTAAACACCTTTTTTGAAGAAAAATGACGTTTTTTACGGAACATTAGGTACAGGCCCGAAACGGTCCGCACAAATGCTGGGGTTTGCGCACTTTGCACATGCAGCATTTTTTTACGTTGCGCAGCACGCAAGGCGATCAATGTCGGATTTATGACAAATGCCAGAGCATGATCTTTCAAAATATCGGCTTGGAGTCCGGGAAGTTACCAGCGAAATGGCAAAAACCGGCGCAGAACGACACAGTATTTTCGCTTTTGTATCCTTTACTCTCGGCGTAAAGAGGTTGGAACTGTATCAGGGTATAGACCCTTTAATATGACACGGCCCTGAGCGGGTAGGCATGAGACCGATTTCCCGTTCGCAGGACCTTTTTCCCGACAAAGCAGGCAAAGAACAGATCATGATCCGCATTCCCCATATTGTTGCCCATCGCGGTGCCTCTATTGAAGCCCCGGAAAACACCATTGCCGCCTTTCGGGTTGCCCAGGCGCGTGGAGTGAACTGGATTGAATGTGATGTGACATTAAGTGCCGATGACCAATGTGTCCTTATTCATGATGACACGCTGGAACGCACCACCAATGGCAGCGGCCCCATTCATCACCATGACCTGGCAACATTACGCCAGCTGGATGCCGGAGCCTGGTTTTCAGACATATATAAAGGCGAGCGCATTCCCACCCTTTCCGAAACGCTTGATACCCTGGCGGCATTGGGCATGGGGGTTAACCTGGAAATCAAACCATCGGGCTGTGATGCCATAAAGCTGGCAGAGGAAGTCGCCCGCGAAATTGCCAACCGCAAGGATGTGCCGATCCTGTTATCGAGCTTTGATCGCGACATTGTTGCGGAGATGGCAAAGCTGTGCCCCGATCATGATTGCGGCTGGCTGGTTGAAGAGATCCCTTCGGACTGGCAGGATGAATATAAGCGCCTGAAGGCCAGCGCCCTGCATGTTGACCATAAACAACTTACAGCAGAAATGTGTGCGGAAATAACAGGCGAAAATGTACCTTTGATCTGTTATACGGTGAATGATCCGGACCGGGCACGTAGCCTGCTGTCCTGGGGGGTGAGCAGCATTATCACCGATAACCCTGCTTTGATGACCACCGTGATCCCCCCGATCAGATAACAAGACCTCTATTAACAAGATGTCCTAGCAACGATTGCCGTATCACCGCCACCCACGGACACGGCACAGAGGGACACATTTCGGAAATGTCTGGACATGACGACGCCCCAAAACGGCATGACGCCGGATTATTCGCCCCAGCCACTTTATCCCCATAACCGGGTAAAACGGCATTTGACAGAGCTGTTCCGCCTGGCGGTTCCGGTTGTGATTGCGCGTATCGGCATGCTGATCATGTCAGTGGTTGATACCATTATTGTCGGCAATTATGACAGTGCCGGACTGGCCTATCTGAACGTTGCCCATGCGCCGTTCATTTCCCTGCTGGTCACGGGGGTTGGCCTTTTGACCGGCATCATGATCATGACATCGCATGCGGTTGGCCGGAAAAACTACCTTGCCGCAGGCCATGTCTGGCGGGCCTGCCTGCCTTATGCCGCCCTTTTGGGGCTTGGTTTGGGGGCGTTTACCTGGAACATCCACTGGCTGTTTGTTCTGACAGATCAACCTGCCGATATTGCCCTGCATGCCTCGAACCTGGTGCGCATTCTTGCCCTGGGGCTGCCCGCAGCCCTGATTTACACCGCCTGTTCGTTTTTTATGGAAGGGTTACAGCGCCCGCTGCCCGGCATGGTCATGATGCTGCTGGCCAATGTGGTGAACCTGTTTCTGGATTACGGGCTGGTGAACGGGGCCTTTGGCATGCCCGAACTGGGTGCCAGTGGCGCTGCATGGACATCAACCATCATTCGCTGGCTGATGGCCTTTTCCATGCTGGCCTATGTCTTGATGCTGAAAAACCATGCCCTTTATGGGTTACGGGACGGTTTTTCCGGCTGGTGGCGGAATTCGCGCGAGGCGCGGTCGGTCGGCTATGCCTCGGGTGCCAGCCAGGGCATGGAAACAATGGCCTTTGCCGCCATGCAGCTTTTTGCCGGGCGCCTGGGAATTGTCGCCGCCGCAAGTTACGGTATTACCATGACGATCCTGGCCCTGATGTTCATGTTTGCGCTGGGGTTGGCATCGGCA encodes:
- a CDS encoding glycerophosphoryl diester phosphodiesterase encodes the protein MRPISRSQDLFPDKAGKEQIMIRIPHIVAHRGASIEAPENTIAAFRVAQARGVNWIECDVTLSADDQCVLIHDDTLERTTNGSGPIHHHDLATLRQLDAGAWFSDIYKGERIPTLSETLDTLAALGMGVNLEIKPSGCDAIKLAEEVAREIANRKDVPILLSSFDRDIVAEMAKLCPDHDCGWLVEEIPSDWQDEYKRLKASALHVDHKQLTAEMCAEITGENVPLICYTVNDPDRARSLLSWGVSSIITDNPALMTTVIPPIR
- a CDS encoding MATE family efflux transporter is translated as MTTPQNGMTPDYSPQPLYPHNRVKRHLTELFRLAVPVVIARIGMLIMSVVDTIIVGNYDSAGLAYLNVAHAPFISLLVTGVGLLTGIMIMTSHAVGRKNYLAAGHVWRACLPYAALLGLGLGAFTWNIHWLFVLTDQPADIALHASNLVRILALGLPAALIYTACSFFMEGLQRPLPGMVMMLLANVVNLFLDYGLVNGAFGMPELGASGAAWTSTIIRWLMAFSMLAYVLMLKNHALYGLRDGFSGWWRNSREARSVGYASGASQGMETMAFAAMQLFAGRLGIVAAASYGITMTILALMFMFALGLASATSVRVGIAYGRRDRADMALAGWIGLVTTMLVMFGLSLPVYFFPGWVANLFSEDAVVIAGTSGLLILMPIIFPTDGGQNAAINALRGTGEKWAPTMLHMFSYIFVMIPAGYYLAFVQGLGVTGLFWGIAIASLVAVSGLAIRFKIVSARELPAYP